A region of Pyxidicoccus parkwaysis DNA encodes the following proteins:
- a CDS encoding acyl-CoA synthetase encodes MPPSAPRNMRDYEATYRDFRWERPEHFNFAADVVDRHARERPDALALLWSNEAGKEQRFTWEDVRLHSLHAARFLTGLGLHKGDRAFIIMPRVPEWWFLVLGCIRAGIVFMPGTPMLTVKDIRYRLVAADANAVIADVSCLDRFEGLVGTGRVETWVSVGEGAPSPWVRYTPGAAGTGAHGEGFAPTRADDPMLIYFTSGTTGMPKMVLHTHASYGQGHVITGRYWLDLTPDDRHLTLSDTGWAKCAWGKLFGPWSQGACNVVYDFRGRFEPAKFLKVLETQKVTTFCAPPTAWRALVLQDLKGFDLSSLRHTVSAGEPLNPEVIDSWKEATGLHIREGYGQTETVMVVGMFPSMEPRVGSMGKPSPGFTVGVIDDAGREVADGQEGDIAVRVAPERPVGLFHGYLNDEGANAACRRGDWYVTGDRAVRDADGYFWFVGRSDDVIKTSGYRVGPFEVESALLEHAAVAESAVIGVPDDKIGQRIKAYVVLAPGHTASDALAKELQEHVKHTTAPYKYPREIEFVTELPKTVSGKIRRAELRATPPKPK; translated from the coding sequence ATGCCCCCATCCGCTCCGCGCAACATGCGCGACTACGAGGCCACCTACCGCGACTTCCGGTGGGAGCGGCCCGAGCACTTCAACTTCGCGGCGGACGTGGTGGACCGGCACGCGCGCGAGCGGCCGGACGCGCTCGCGCTGCTCTGGTCCAACGAGGCGGGGAAGGAGCAGCGCTTCACCTGGGAGGACGTGCGGCTGCACTCGCTGCACGCCGCGCGCTTCCTCACCGGCCTGGGCCTGCACAAGGGCGACCGCGCCTTCATCATCATGCCGCGCGTGCCGGAGTGGTGGTTCCTGGTGCTGGGCTGCATCCGCGCCGGCATCGTCTTCATGCCCGGCACGCCCATGCTCACCGTCAAGGACATCCGCTACCGGCTGGTGGCCGCGGACGCCAACGCCGTCATCGCCGACGTGAGCTGTCTGGACCGCTTCGAGGGGCTCGTGGGCACGGGCCGGGTGGAGACCTGGGTGTCGGTGGGCGAGGGCGCGCCGTCGCCGTGGGTGCGCTACACGCCGGGGGCGGCGGGCACGGGCGCGCACGGCGAGGGCTTCGCGCCCACGCGCGCGGATGACCCGATGCTCATCTACTTCACGTCCGGCACCACCGGCATGCCGAAGATGGTGCTGCACACGCACGCCAGCTACGGCCAGGGGCACGTGATTACCGGGCGCTACTGGCTGGACCTCACGCCCGACGACAGGCACCTGACGCTGAGCGACACCGGCTGGGCGAAGTGCGCGTGGGGCAAGCTCTTCGGGCCGTGGAGCCAGGGCGCGTGCAACGTCGTCTACGACTTCCGCGGCCGCTTCGAGCCGGCGAAGTTCCTCAAGGTGCTGGAGACGCAGAAGGTGACGACGTTCTGCGCGCCGCCCACCGCGTGGCGGGCGCTGGTGCTGCAGGACTTGAAGGGCTTCGATTTGTCCTCGCTGCGGCACACGGTGAGCGCGGGCGAGCCGCTCAACCCCGAGGTCATCGACTCGTGGAAGGAGGCCACGGGGCTGCACATCCGAGAGGGCTACGGGCAGACGGAGACGGTGATGGTGGTGGGCATGTTCCCCTCGATGGAGCCGCGCGTGGGCTCCATGGGCAAGCCGTCACCGGGCTTCACGGTGGGCGTCATCGACGACGCGGGCCGCGAGGTGGCGGACGGACAGGAGGGCGACATCGCCGTGCGCGTGGCGCCGGAGCGGCCGGTGGGCCTGTTCCACGGCTACCTCAACGACGAGGGCGCCAACGCGGCCTGCCGCCGGGGCGACTGGTACGTGACGGGCGACAGGGCGGTGCGCGACGCGGACGGCTACTTCTGGTTCGTGGGCCGCTCGGACGACGTCATCAAGACGTCCGGCTACCGCGTGGGCCCCTTCGAGGTGGAGTCCGCGCTGCTGGAGCACGCCGCCGTCGCGGAGTCCGCCGTCATTGGCGTGCCGGACGACAAGATTGGCCAGCGCATCAAGGCCTACGTGGTGCTGGCGCCGGGGCACACGGCCTCGGACGCACTCGCAAAGGAGTTGCAGGAGCACGTGAAGCACACCACGGCGCCGTACAAGTACCCGCGCGAAATCGAGTTCGTCACCGAGCTGCCCAAGACGGTGAGCGGCAAGATTCGCCGCGCGGAGCTGCGGGCCACGCCGCCGAAGCCGAAGTAG
- a CDS encoding zf-HC2 domain-containing protein: protein MNTPCTKLHLFVDGELSATEADAFRQHLTRCEECEVGLRDLLQLELLASRALAGTSAVEPAEPVAGSKVTPLRPWLHRAWRAAVPVALAAGLAAVGVYRMQAEPRMPPEVWLASADSRMLDARLSHPKADHFRPYIPMRGTSASSEVLPLRPLAELEERQDFRGIAAAYALRGDWQQAEAFLARAPESADKDNDRAVVEMSRQRWNEALDLLGGALRQEPKHPQALWNRGLALHGRGLLKQAEESFREVAALPGQDEGWKQEAESRADALKQQREQEDARWHKQVMEAWAQLSAGRADVKVLAQQPAVAREALYEAVRTATTPDAVRALLPLAAELDRVGGGAVLQDYVKAMAQRDFAVRAPLAREYAKLVMEGQVSPGLVDTLRRSKEEDLYFGALVSTGEARQDAEALKALQRFAHNSRDPWLDLVVDRELAHGEDLAGRKGKLEKALLSTLQTCEAYNKLFHCAEIN from the coding sequence ATGAACACGCCATGCACGAAGCTGCATCTCTTCGTAGACGGAGAGCTGTCCGCCACCGAGGCGGACGCCTTCCGGCAGCACCTGACGCGCTGCGAGGAGTGTGAGGTCGGCCTGCGGGACTTGCTCCAGCTGGAGCTGTTGGCGTCGCGGGCCCTGGCGGGCACCAGCGCCGTCGAGCCGGCCGAGCCTGTCGCGGGCTCCAAGGTGACGCCCCTGCGGCCCTGGCTGCACCGGGCCTGGCGGGCGGCGGTGCCGGTGGCGCTGGCGGCGGGACTGGCGGCGGTGGGCGTCTACCGCATGCAGGCCGAGCCGCGGATGCCCCCCGAGGTGTGGCTGGCCAGCGCGGACTCGCGAATGCTGGACGCGCGGCTGAGCCACCCGAAGGCGGACCACTTCCGCCCCTACATCCCCATGCGGGGCACGAGCGCCTCCTCCGAGGTGCTGCCGCTGCGGCCGCTGGCGGAGCTGGAGGAGCGGCAGGACTTCCGGGGCATCGCCGCGGCGTATGCGCTGCGCGGGGACTGGCAGCAGGCGGAGGCCTTCCTGGCGCGCGCGCCCGAGTCGGCGGACAAGGACAATGACCGCGCGGTGGTGGAGATGAGCCGCCAGCGTTGGAATGAGGCGTTGGATCTGCTCGGCGGCGCGCTCCGCCAGGAGCCGAAGCACCCGCAGGCGCTGTGGAACCGCGGGCTGGCGCTGCACGGGCGCGGGCTCTTGAAGCAGGCGGAGGAGTCCTTCCGCGAGGTGGCCGCGTTGCCAGGCCAGGACGAGGGCTGGAAGCAGGAGGCCGAGAGCCGCGCCGACGCGCTGAAGCAGCAGCGCGAGCAGGAGGACGCGCGCTGGCACAAGCAGGTGATGGAGGCGTGGGCGCAGCTCTCCGCGGGACGCGCGGACGTGAAGGTGCTGGCGCAGCAGCCGGCGGTGGCCCGCGAGGCGCTCTACGAGGCCGTGCGCACGGCGACGACGCCGGACGCGGTGAGGGCGCTGCTGCCGCTGGCGGCGGAGCTGGACCGGGTGGGCGGCGGCGCGGTGCTCCAGGACTACGTGAAGGCCATGGCCCAGCGGGACTTCGCCGTGCGCGCCCCGCTGGCCCGCGAGTACGCGAAGCTGGTGATGGAGGGGCAGGTGTCTCCGGGGCTGGTGGACACGCTGCGCCGCTCGAAGGAGGAGGACCTCTACTTCGGCGCGCTGGTGTCCACCGGCGAGGCGCGGCAGGACGCCGAGGCGCTCAAGGCGCTCCAGCGCTTCGCGCACAACTCGCGGGATCCGTGGCTGGACCTGGTGGTGGATCGCGAGCTCGCCCATGGCGAGGACCTGGCGGGCCGCAAAGGCAAACTCGAGAAGGCCCTGCTGTCCACGCTGCAAACCTGCGAGGCGTACAACAAGCTCTTCCACTGCGCCGAAATCAACTGA
- the pgl gene encoding 6-phosphogluconolactonase: protein MSFAPPRIVPPESLAQEAAAWMASSLQDALKTRPRASLALSGGGTPGPAYRALAAMKLPWERVDVYFVDERFVPPDHKDSNYRLVEDTLLKPLGLPASQVFRMQGEREDRDAAARDYEATLPPVLDVVLLGMGPDGHTASLFPGHPAMEERVRRVLAVVGSKPPPWRMTLTLPVLNSARAVLNLVAGEGKADAVRRALAGDLSLPAARVTNTQWMLDPAAAGR, encoded by the coding sequence ATGAGCTTCGCGCCTCCCCGAATCGTCCCGCCGGAGTCGCTGGCGCAGGAGGCCGCGGCGTGGATGGCGAGTTCGCTCCAGGACGCGCTGAAGACGCGCCCTCGCGCGAGCCTGGCCCTGTCCGGTGGCGGCACACCGGGCCCCGCGTACCGGGCGCTGGCGGCCATGAAGCTCCCGTGGGAGCGCGTGGACGTCTACTTCGTGGACGAGCGCTTCGTGCCGCCGGACCACAAGGACAGCAACTACCGGCTGGTGGAGGACACGCTGCTCAAGCCGCTGGGGCTGCCTGCGTCCCAGGTGTTCCGTATGCAGGGTGAGCGCGAGGACCGCGACGCCGCCGCGCGCGACTATGAGGCCACGCTGCCTCCGGTGCTGGACGTGGTGCTGCTGGGCATGGGGCCGGACGGGCACACGGCCAGCCTCTTCCCCGGCCACCCGGCGATGGAGGAGCGCGTGCGGCGCGTGCTGGCGGTGGTGGGCTCCAAGCCGCCGCCGTGGCGGATGACGCTGACGCTGCCGGTGCTGAACTCGGCGCGCGCGGTGCTCAACCTCGTGGCGGGTGAGGGCAAGGCGGACGCGGTGCGCCGGGCATTGGCGGGGGACCTGTCCCTGCCGGCGGCGCGGGTGACGAATACGCAGTGGATGCTGGACCCGGCCGCCGCCGGACGGTGA
- a CDS encoding RNA polymerase sigma factor, whose protein sequence is MADLFNRERRRFEAFIRQHRPGLLGLARRLSARSSLEPDDLVQETFERAMPEFEHLKDRTDSAAAAWLCTTMTNRFLDYCRRQRTETRGLPHLALVQDAALSPEDSQENWELVNTDEFQKAIERLKPHLRDAYKLHAEGKRYTAIAEHFNVPVGTVGSWLTLARRDLKELLLPQVAVAREQGATSS, encoded by the coding sequence ATGGCAGACCTCTTCAACCGGGAGCGGCGGCGCTTCGAAGCGTTCATCCGCCAGCATCGTCCGGGCCTTCTGGGCCTGGCACGCCGGTTGTCCGCTCGCTCGAGCCTGGAACCGGATGACCTGGTTCAGGAGACCTTCGAGCGGGCGATGCCGGAGTTCGAGCACCTGAAGGACAGGACGGACTCGGCGGCGGCGGCTTGGCTCTGTACCACCATGACGAATCGCTTCCTGGACTACTGCCGCAGACAGCGGACGGAGACCCGGGGGCTGCCTCACCTGGCGCTGGTTCAGGACGCGGCGTTGTCACCGGAAGACTCCCAGGAGAACTGGGAGCTGGTGAACACCGACGAGTTCCAGAAGGCGATTGAGCGGCTGAAGCCGCACCTGCGTGACGCCTACAAGCTGCACGCGGAGGGCAAGCGGTACACGGCCATCGCCGAGCATTTCAACGTTCCCGTGGGCACGGTGGGGAGCTGGCTCACCCTGGCCCGCAGGGACCTGAAGGAATTGCTGCTGCCCCAGGTGGCGGTAGCCCGGGAGCAGGGGGCAACGAGCTCATGA
- the gndA gene encoding NADP-dependent phosphogluconate dehydrogenase, translated as MTDKAGAQFGVAGMGVMGAALALNIADHGFRVTVWDRHPERVDEMHKKHGHPEIKGTASLEEFVQRLERPRRVLLMVTAGAAVDQMMERLFPLLSPGDVIMDAGNSWFLDTRRREELCKSKGLHFLGIGVSGGEEGARHGPSIMPGGPPEAYALVRPVLEAIAARTEAGLCVTHVGPDGAGHFVKMVHNGIEYADMQLLAETYDVLRRGLGLSASALADLFSKWNEGIAESFLLETTIQVLRKKDPETGKPLVDMVLDKAGQKGTGKWTVQVALDLGVPVPSIASALDARNLSSMKDERVAASAKLKGPTEALSAEEKAQLAQWAHDALYAARVVTYAQGMRLIQTASTEYKWNISLAEMARIWRGGCIIRAKLLTPLRESFEKQPNLPNLMVSDAFAPVLEKLAPSWRKLVGVAAKAGIPVPVFGASLAYLDSYRSPELPQNLTQAQRDAFGAHTYQRRDKPDAGFVHTEWNK; from the coding sequence ATGACTGACAAAGCGGGCGCGCAGTTCGGCGTGGCGGGCATGGGCGTCATGGGGGCGGCCTTGGCCCTCAACATCGCGGACCACGGCTTCCGGGTGACGGTGTGGGACCGCCACCCGGAGCGCGTCGACGAGATGCACAAGAAGCACGGCCACCCCGAGATAAAGGGCACCGCGTCGCTGGAGGAGTTCGTCCAGCGGCTGGAGCGCCCGCGCCGGGTGCTGCTGATGGTGACGGCGGGCGCGGCGGTGGACCAGATGATGGAGCGGCTCTTCCCGCTGCTGTCGCCGGGCGACGTCATCATGGACGCGGGCAACTCGTGGTTCCTCGACACGCGGCGCCGTGAGGAGCTCTGCAAGTCGAAGGGGCTGCACTTCCTGGGCATCGGCGTGTCGGGCGGCGAGGAGGGCGCGCGCCACGGCCCGTCCATCATGCCGGGCGGTCCGCCGGAGGCGTACGCGCTGGTGCGCCCCGTGCTGGAGGCCATCGCCGCGCGCACGGAGGCGGGTCTGTGCGTCACCCACGTGGGGCCGGATGGCGCCGGCCACTTCGTGAAGATGGTGCACAACGGCATCGAGTACGCGGACATGCAGCTGCTCGCGGAGACGTACGACGTGCTGCGCCGGGGCCTGGGGCTGAGCGCGAGCGCGCTGGCGGACCTGTTCTCCAAGTGGAACGAGGGCATCGCCGAGTCCTTCCTCCTGGAGACCACCATCCAGGTGCTGCGCAAGAAGGACCCGGAGACGGGCAAGCCGCTCGTGGACATGGTGTTGGACAAGGCGGGCCAGAAGGGCACGGGCAAGTGGACGGTGCAGGTGGCGCTGGATTTGGGCGTGCCGGTGCCGTCGATTGCCTCGGCGCTGGATGCGCGCAACCTGTCCTCGATGAAGGACGAGCGCGTGGCGGCGAGCGCGAAGCTGAAGGGCCCGACCGAGGCGCTGAGCGCGGAGGAGAAGGCACAGCTCGCGCAGTGGGCGCATGACGCGCTCTACGCGGCGCGCGTGGTGACGTACGCGCAGGGCATGCGGCTCATCCAGACGGCGTCCACCGAGTACAAGTGGAACATCTCCCTGGCGGAGATGGCACGCATCTGGCGGGGTGGTTGCATCATCCGCGCGAAGCTGCTGACGCCGCTGCGCGAGTCCTTCGAGAAGCAGCCCAACCTGCCCAACCTCATGGTGTCGGACGCGTTCGCGCCGGTGCTGGAGAAGCTGGCGCCCTCGTGGCGCAAGCTGGTGGGCGTGGCCGCGAAGGCGGGCATCCCCGTGCCGGTGTTCGGCGCGTCGCTGGCGTACCTGGACAGCTACCGCAGCCCGGAGCTGCCGCAGAACCTGACGCAGGCGCAGCGCGATGCCTTCGGCGCGCACACGTACCAGCGCCGCGACAAGCCCGACGCCGGCTTCGTCCACACGGAGTGGAACAAGTAG